One genomic region from Arthrobacter sp. FB24 encodes:
- a CDS encoding glutaminase, which yields MKTALDSPPLDLVLDDIVRNHRPRAEAGSVPAGIPHLSSPPFSRFGIAVATSSGEVFSAGDADVPFSIQSISKVFTLALALSADDPGALWSRVLREPSGTSFNSLVQLEVEHGIPRNPFINSGALVVTDHLMDGFPDAAEHLLRFLSREAGRRTGGQGPFIDEEAAKGELANSSRNLALAHFLKGFGNLRYPAQAVVENYVRQCSIMMTCVETAKAALFLAQDGRGAQGTVVSRSEAKRISSIMLTCGMYDAAGEFAYRVGLPGKSGVGGGILAIVPGEGAICVWSPRLDAKGNSLAGTAALADLADRTGWSVF from the coding sequence ATGAAGACAGCACTCGACTCGCCGCCTCTCGACCTGGTCCTGGACGACATCGTGCGAAACCACCGGCCGCGGGCCGAAGCAGGATCGGTTCCCGCAGGCATCCCCCACCTCTCCTCCCCGCCGTTCAGCCGCTTCGGCATTGCCGTGGCCACCTCGTCCGGGGAAGTCTTCAGCGCGGGCGACGCCGACGTTCCCTTCTCCATCCAGAGCATCTCCAAGGTCTTCACGCTGGCCCTGGCACTCAGCGCGGACGACCCCGGCGCGCTCTGGTCCCGGGTCCTTCGCGAACCGTCCGGCACGTCCTTCAACTCCCTGGTACAGCTCGAAGTGGAGCACGGGATCCCCCGGAATCCGTTTATCAACTCGGGCGCCCTGGTGGTCACCGACCATCTCATGGACGGATTTCCCGACGCCGCCGAACACCTCCTGCGCTTCCTCTCCCGGGAAGCGGGCCGCCGCACGGGCGGGCAGGGCCCGTTCATCGACGAGGAAGCCGCGAAGGGTGAGCTGGCCAACAGCAGCCGAAACCTCGCCCTGGCCCACTTCCTGAAGGGCTTCGGCAACCTGCGCTACCCCGCGCAGGCAGTAGTGGAAAACTACGTCAGGCAGTGCTCCATCATGATGACCTGCGTGGAGACAGCGAAGGCCGCGCTCTTCCTCGCGCAGGACGGCCGGGGCGCGCAGGGCACCGTGGTGTCCCGGAGCGAGGCCAAACGCATCAGCTCCATCATGCTCACGTGCGGAATGTATGACGCGGCCGGCGAATTTGCCTACCGCGTCGGGCTTCCGGGGAAGAGCGGTGTGGGTGGCGGCATCCTGGCGATCGTGCCCGGCGAAGGGGCCATCTGCGTGTGGAGCCCCCGGCTGGATGCCAAAGGCAACTCCCTGGCCGGGACTGCCGCCCTCGCCGATCTGGCCGACCGCACCGGATGGTCTGTGTTCTAA
- a CDS encoding amino acid permease: MSNNPNGEVALYEADGGHAHAPDSLIHAEDAGYHKGLKARQIQMIAIGGAIGTGLFLGAGGRLNAAGPSLVIAYAVCGFFAFLILRALGELVLHRPSSGSFVSYAREFFGEKAAFISGWFYWINWATTTIVDITAVALYMNFFGKYVPWMGAVPQWTWALIALVVVLCLNLVSVKVFGELEFWFALIKVAALGAFLIIGTYFVIFGTPVDGQDVGLSLISDNGGIFPTGLLPMIILMQGVLFAYASIELVGTAAGETENPEKIMPKAINSVVFRIAVFYVGSVLLLALLLPYTSYEKGVSPFVTFFGSLGIEGVDVIMNLVVLTAALSSLNAGLYSTGRILRSMSMAGSAPRFAARMNKAGVPYGGIALTAVVSLLGVPLNYLVPAQAFEIVLNVASVGIVVTWATIVVCQIQLKRWADRGWVERPAFRMFGAPYTGYLSLLFLLGVLVMVFIDSPLTLLVTLVACALMVAGWYSCRKRIHEIAEVRNGYTGAAPVVANRTPIR, encoded by the coding sequence ATGTCCAACAACCCCAATGGCGAGGTTGCTTTGTACGAGGCCGACGGCGGCCACGCCCACGCACCCGATTCCCTCATCCACGCTGAAGACGCCGGCTACCACAAGGGCCTCAAGGCGCGGCAGATCCAGATGATCGCGATCGGCGGCGCGATCGGCACCGGCCTGTTCCTTGGCGCCGGCGGCCGCCTCAACGCGGCCGGCCCCTCCCTGGTAATCGCCTACGCCGTCTGCGGCTTCTTTGCTTTCCTGATCCTCCGCGCGCTGGGCGAGCTGGTGCTGCACCGGCCGTCGTCGGGCTCGTTCGTGTCCTACGCCCGGGAGTTCTTCGGTGAGAAGGCCGCCTTCATCTCGGGGTGGTTCTACTGGATCAACTGGGCCACCACCACCATCGTGGACATCACCGCAGTGGCGCTCTATATGAACTTCTTCGGCAAGTACGTCCCGTGGATGGGCGCCGTGCCGCAGTGGACCTGGGCCCTGATCGCGCTGGTAGTGGTTCTTTGCCTCAACCTCGTTTCGGTGAAGGTCTTCGGCGAGCTGGAGTTCTGGTTCGCCCTGATCAAGGTGGCAGCGCTGGGGGCGTTCCTCATCATCGGCACGTACTTCGTCATCTTCGGCACACCGGTGGACGGGCAGGACGTCGGGCTGAGCCTGATCTCGGACAACGGCGGCATCTTCCCCACTGGTCTGCTGCCGATGATCATCCTGATGCAGGGTGTGCTGTTCGCCTACGCCTCCATCGAGCTCGTGGGCACCGCCGCCGGTGAAACCGAGAACCCGGAGAAGATCATGCCCAAGGCCATCAACTCGGTGGTGTTCCGCATCGCGGTGTTCTACGTCGGTTCAGTCCTGCTGCTGGCGCTCCTGCTTCCCTACACGTCCTACGAGAAGGGCGTCAGCCCGTTCGTGACATTCTTCGGCTCGCTGGGCATCGAAGGCGTGGACGTCATCATGAACCTGGTGGTCCTCACGGCCGCCCTGTCCTCCCTCAACGCCGGCCTCTACTCCACCGGCCGGATCCTGCGCTCCATGTCCATGGCCGGTTCCGCCCCCAGGTTCGCGGCCCGCATGAACAAGGCAGGAGTCCCTTACGGCGGCATCGCCCTCACGGCGGTGGTCTCACTGCTGGGCGTGCCGCTGAACTACCTCGTCCCCGCACAGGCCTTCGAAATCGTGCTGAACGTGGCCTCGGTGGGCATCGTTGTCACGTGGGCCACCATCGTGGTGTGCCAGATCCAGCTCAAACGCTGGGCGGACAGGGGTTGGGTGGAGCGTCCCGCCTTCCGGATGTTCGGTGCGCCCTACACCGGCTACCTCAGCCTGCTGTTCCTGCTCGGCGTGCTGGTCATGGTGTTCATCGATTCCCCGCTTACCTTGCTGGTGACCCTCGTGGCCTGCGCGCTGATGGTGGCGGGCTGGTACTCCTGCCGGAAACGGATCCATGAAATCGCCGAGGTCCGGAACGGATACACGGGCGCCGCACCCGTGGTGGCCAACAGAACTCCCATCCGGTAA
- a CDS encoding thiamine pyrophosphate-dependent enzyme, translating to MTTESASTMTATDTRPIDAGTSNHLAVRPASAADPGTLNPRGGRAGSGTLKSAGHVIVDSLAMHGVERTYVVPGESFLDVLDGLHGSGIDTVVCRHEGGAAYMAEADGKMNQRPGVAMVTRGPGAANAHVGLHTAWQDSTPMLLFVGLIPFAHRDREAFQEFDIKAWFDTGAKRVMVLDHAERASEIVAEAMFAAMSGRPGPVVVGLPEDIIRQQVDPALHPAIPVAAGGMSATDAEALAGALSLSKKPLFVTGGNDWTQEAAGQLTGWLEKHHIPAAAEWRTQGTVSFDSPSYVGPIGYGRPRPTYDLLEETDLLVFVGTVPGDVITDGFVCRQDWNKQNFLVTIDPSLRGRSGPVSRQIVAKPEAFVRDLLGIELPVKDEWKAWTARMRTEQAAFAALPPAAPAAGPARMDTLMANLVPRLPEDAMVTFGAGEHTNWAHRYFPTRRYASMISARNGSMGYSIPSAIAASLASPQRRVVTIAGDGEFLMNGQELATAAQYGATPLIIVMDNQEYGTIRTHQERHYPSRVSGTQLKNPDFGLMAKAFGGFGVTVTRDEDVPAALDAAFGAIDRDGTFALIHLIVEQRVKAY from the coding sequence ATGACAACGGAATCCGCATCCACCATGACAGCAACCGACACCAGGCCGATCGACGCCGGCACCAGCAATCACCTCGCGGTACGGCCCGCTTCCGCGGCCGACCCCGGAACACTGAACCCCCGTGGCGGTAGGGCAGGCTCCGGGACCCTGAAATCCGCCGGGCACGTCATAGTGGATTCCCTCGCGATGCACGGGGTGGAACGCACCTACGTTGTTCCCGGCGAAAGCTTCCTGGACGTGCTGGACGGGCTGCACGGCTCCGGCATCGACACGGTGGTCTGCCGGCACGAAGGAGGCGCCGCGTATATGGCCGAAGCCGACGGCAAGATGAACCAGCGCCCGGGGGTGGCCATGGTGACCCGCGGACCCGGTGCGGCCAACGCCCACGTGGGGCTGCATACCGCCTGGCAGGACTCCACCCCCATGCTGCTCTTCGTGGGGCTCATTCCTTTTGCGCACCGTGACCGCGAGGCATTCCAGGAATTCGACATCAAGGCCTGGTTCGACACCGGTGCGAAGCGCGTCATGGTGCTGGACCACGCCGAGCGGGCATCCGAGATCGTTGCGGAAGCCATGTTTGCAGCGATGAGCGGGCGGCCGGGTCCCGTTGTGGTGGGCCTGCCGGAGGACATCATCCGGCAGCAGGTCGATCCGGCGCTGCACCCGGCCATCCCCGTGGCTGCGGGCGGCATGAGCGCCACGGACGCAGAAGCCCTTGCCGGTGCCTTGTCTCTTTCCAAGAAGCCGCTGTTTGTCACCGGCGGCAACGACTGGACCCAGGAGGCGGCCGGCCAGCTGACCGGCTGGCTCGAAAAGCACCACATCCCGGCCGCCGCGGAATGGCGCACGCAGGGTACTGTCTCCTTTGATTCGCCATCCTACGTGGGACCGATCGGCTACGGCCGCCCCCGCCCCACGTATGACCTCCTGGAGGAAACCGACCTGCTCGTTTTCGTCGGGACGGTGCCCGGGGACGTGATTACTGACGGCTTTGTCTGCCGCCAGGACTGGAACAAGCAGAACTTCCTGGTGACCATCGACCCCTCGCTGCGCGGCCGCTCGGGCCCCGTCTCACGGCAGATCGTGGCCAAACCGGAAGCCTTCGTCCGCGATCTGCTGGGCATAGAGCTGCCCGTGAAAGACGAGTGGAAAGCGTGGACGGCCAGGATGCGCACCGAGCAGGCGGCGTTCGCGGCGCTGCCGCCGGCAGCGCCGGCTGCGGGGCCGGCCAGGATGGACACGCTGATGGCCAACCTCGTTCCGCGGCTCCCCGAGGACGCCATGGTGACGTTCGGTGCAGGTGAGCACACCAACTGGGCGCACCGCTACTTCCCCACCCGTCGTTATGCCTCCATGATCAGCGCCAGGAACGGCTCGATGGGCTACTCCATCCCGTCCGCCATCGCCGCCTCGCTGGCCAGCCCGCAGCGGCGGGTGGTAACCATCGCGGGCGACGGCGAGTTTTTGATGAACGGGCAGGAGCTGGCCACGGCAGCCCAGTACGGGGCAACGCCGCTCATCATCGTGATGGACAACCAGGAATACGGCACCATCCGCACCCATCAGGAACGGCACTACCCGTCCCGGGTTTCGGGGACGCAGCTGAAGAACCCCGACTTCGGCCTCATGGCTAAAGCGTTTGGCGGTTTCGGCGTCACCGTCACCCGCGACGAGGATGTGCCGGCCGCCCTCGACGCCGCTTTCGGGGCCATCGACCGGGACGGGACGTTTGCCCTCATCCACCTCATCGTGGAACAGCGGGTGAAGGCGTACTGA
- a CDS encoding DUF2306 domain-containing protein, whose product MSTETITPAAASVRRPRPQWPVPAGLILLSLIPVIFGALRLAELTSGAEVTPQNARFFASPVPVVTHIVSVTVYSLLGAFQFVPSLRGRRGRHRIAGRVLIPAGLLAALSGLWMSVFYPLPDGFTDVPLRLFFGSAMLVSIVLGILAVRRRDFAAHSAWMTRAYAIAVGAGTQALVGIPWLLLVGPTDVPTRAVLLGAGWLINVAVAEYVIRRRARRAAGGVRRPVSTPSPAVPR is encoded by the coding sequence ATGTCAACCGAAACCATCACTCCCGCCGCCGCCTCCGTCCGGCGCCCCCGGCCCCAATGGCCCGTGCCCGCCGGCCTCATCCTGCTGAGCCTCATTCCGGTCATTTTCGGGGCCCTCCGGCTGGCCGAACTGACGTCCGGTGCAGAGGTGACGCCGCAAAACGCGCGGTTCTTCGCCTCTCCCGTCCCGGTGGTGACGCACATTGTCAGCGTCACCGTCTACTCCCTTCTGGGGGCGTTCCAGTTCGTTCCCTCACTACGGGGCAGGCGCGGCAGGCACCGTATCGCCGGACGCGTTCTCATCCCGGCAGGCCTGCTCGCAGCGCTCTCCGGGCTGTGGATGTCCGTCTTCTACCCGCTCCCGGACGGCTTCACCGACGTCCCGCTCCGGCTCTTCTTCGGCTCCGCGATGCTCGTGAGTATCGTCCTGGGGATCCTCGCCGTCAGGCGCCGGGACTTCGCAGCGCACAGCGCCTGGATGACGCGCGCATACGCTATCGCCGTGGGCGCGGGAACCCAGGCCCTGGTGGGCATCCCGTGGCTCCTCCTGGTCGGCCCCACGGATGTGCCCACACGCGCGGTGCTGCTGGGAGCGGGGTGGCTGATCAACGTCGCGGTTGCCGAGTACGTCATTCGCCGCCGCGCCCGGCGGGCGGCGGGCGGGGTCCGGCGGCCGGTCAGTACGCCTTCACCCGCTGTTCCACGATGA
- a CDS encoding SRPBCC family protein: protein MPVISSTKNLEALSLTLVAEFDAGVERVWQIWEDPRQLERWWGPPGYPATFDRFDFQPGGKAGYYMTTPEGEKPRGWWKFITIEAPNQLEFDDGFADENGDHVEAMGIAHATVTLEDLGGRTRMTMMSTFESEEQMQQMVDMGMEEGLKEAAGQIDALLTEHSHA from the coding sequence ATGCCTGTTATCAGTTCCACCAAGAATCTCGAGGCACTCAGCCTTACACTCGTGGCCGAGTTCGACGCCGGCGTCGAGCGTGTCTGGCAGATCTGGGAAGACCCGCGCCAGCTGGAGCGCTGGTGGGGCCCGCCCGGCTATCCTGCCACGTTTGACCGGTTCGACTTCCAGCCCGGCGGGAAGGCCGGCTATTACATGACAACCCCCGAAGGCGAGAAGCCCCGCGGCTGGTGGAAGTTCATCACGATCGAGGCGCCGAACCAGCTGGAGTTCGACGACGGTTTTGCCGACGAAAACGGTGACCATGTTGAAGCCATGGGGATCGCCCACGCCACTGTCACCCTCGAAGACCTCGGCGGACGCACCCGCATGACCATGATGTCCACCTTTGAATCCGAAGAGCAGATGCAGCAGATGGTGGACATGGGTATGGAGGAAGGCCTGAAGGAGGCCGCCGGGCAGATCGATGCCCTCCTCACCGAGCACTCCCACGCGTAG
- a CDS encoding ArsR/SmtB family transcription factor — protein sequence MVVDQLSDADVDRLFQALADTTRRDIVRRVAVADYSVSGLAALYAMSFAAVQKHVAVLERASLVTKEKRGREQIVRGNREALQKARRLLDEYEAIWRQRAERIADILAEG from the coding sequence ATGGTTGTAGATCAGTTGAGTGATGCCGACGTTGACCGCCTGTTCCAAGCGCTCGCGGATACCACCCGCCGGGACATCGTCCGGCGGGTGGCCGTGGCGGATTATTCTGTTTCCGGCCTCGCAGCCCTCTACGCCATGAGCTTCGCCGCCGTACAGAAGCACGTGGCGGTGTTGGAGCGCGCTTCCCTGGTCACCAAGGAGAAGCGCGGAAGGGAGCAGATCGTGCGGGGTAACCGTGAAGCCCTGCAGAAAGCCCGCCGGCTGCTTGACGAGTATGAAGCGATCTGGCGGCAGCGCGCCGAGCGGATCGCAGACATTCTGGCTGAAGGATAG
- a CDS encoding NtaA/DmoA family FMN-dependent monooxygenase (This protein belongs to a clade of FMN-dependent monooxygenases, within a broader family of flavin-dependent oxidoreductases, the luciferase-like monooxygenase (LMM) family, some of whose members use coenzyme F420 rather than FMN.): protein MIPLSTPATPLLFALYEQASVGCGGAPSLWTHPLDDRLAVNSLDRWRDVAVTAEQANLDALFFADVLGLYDVYGGSADAALGWAVEAPANDPFIYVPALAALTERLSFVITASTTYEHPFSLARRFGTLDHLSNGRIGWNIVTSYLSSAARNFGMDEMLKHADRYGRADEFMDVFYKLLEGSWAGDAVVGSKSERMYARPGSVQPINHDGEHFRVDGPSLTSPSPQRTPTLFQAGWSPRGREFAAKHAEVILLPKKDPQEIAAGLADINRRALEGGRPAGEVRSMALARIITAPTAIEAQEKYEELQRNYHLEAQLVSYAGDTGIDLSKYANDEPLATASNGLTSYVVKGAPQDRPLTAGDVRRKFSEVTRGTDLLFIGTPEDVASQIQDHAAASGLDGYMINPLVSPGSLNDFAELVVPELAKRGLYDTEPKKGTLRSRLRADGADLMAGTAYGAGFRQR, encoded by the coding sequence GTGATTCCCTTGAGCACCCCCGCCACCCCGCTGCTTTTTGCCCTCTACGAACAGGCAAGCGTCGGTTGCGGCGGCGCCCCAAGCCTCTGGACGCATCCGCTGGATGACCGCCTGGCGGTAAATTCCCTGGACCGCTGGCGGGATGTGGCCGTGACGGCGGAACAGGCCAACCTTGATGCGCTGTTCTTCGCCGACGTGCTGGGCCTCTATGACGTCTACGGCGGATCTGCCGACGCGGCCTTGGGCTGGGCTGTCGAGGCACCGGCGAATGACCCGTTCATCTATGTCCCGGCGCTGGCGGCGCTGACGGAGCGGCTGTCCTTCGTCATCACGGCGTCGACCACCTACGAGCACCCGTTCTCCCTTGCCCGCCGCTTCGGCACCCTGGACCACCTCAGCAACGGCCGGATCGGCTGGAATATCGTCACCTCATACCTTTCCAGCGCGGCCAGGAACTTCGGTATGGACGAGATGCTCAAGCACGCGGACAGGTACGGCCGCGCGGACGAGTTCATGGATGTGTTCTACAAACTGCTGGAAGGCAGCTGGGCGGGCGACGCCGTCGTCGGCAGCAAGAGCGAAAGGATGTATGCGCGTCCCGGTTCCGTCCAGCCGATCAACCACGACGGCGAGCATTTCCGGGTCGACGGACCGTCGTTGACCTCGCCGTCGCCGCAGCGGACCCCCACCCTGTTCCAGGCGGGGTGGTCTCCGCGGGGCCGCGAATTCGCCGCCAAGCATGCCGAAGTGATCCTGCTGCCCAAGAAGGACCCGCAGGAAATCGCCGCAGGCCTGGCGGATATCAACCGGCGGGCGCTGGAGGGTGGCCGTCCCGCCGGCGAGGTCCGCTCCATGGCGCTCGCCCGGATCATCACCGCGCCCACCGCGATCGAAGCGCAGGAAAAGTACGAGGAACTGCAGCGCAACTACCATCTGGAGGCGCAGCTGGTCAGCTATGCCGGCGACACCGGGATCGACCTCAGCAAATACGCCAACGACGAGCCGCTGGCCACGGCATCCAACGGACTCACTTCCTACGTGGTCAAGGGGGCGCCGCAGGACCGGCCGCTCACCGCGGGGGATGTGCGGCGCAAATTCTCCGAGGTCACCCGCGGAACGGACCTGCTGTTCATCGGCACGCCGGAGGATGTCGCCTCGCAGATCCAGGACCACGCGGCGGCGTCGGGGCTGGATGGCTACATGATCAACCCGCTGGTCAGCCCGGGTTCCCTGAATGACTTCGCGGAGCTGGTGGTGCCGGAGCTTGCCAAGAGGGGGCTCTACGACACGGAACCGAAGAAGGGCACATTGCGCTCCCGGCTCCGTGCCGACGGTGCGGACCTGATGGCGGGCACGGCTTACGGGGCCGGATTCCGCCAGCGCTAA
- a CDS encoding cyclase family protein: protein MTVQATGLWEGFQSLLSGRSFTDLTHAFHPGQPHFPAFPDERRTALFDLENGDGFTAHVYSIVGQWGTHVDPPSHFIRGGRTLDNIPVDDMVLPLVVLDISTRAAGDADATPTLDDVSAWEERNGRIPAGAFVALRTGWSNRWPDPEAMANRDRDGVSHTPGWSREVLSFLVGERNITAIGHEQTDTDPGKATSNQDFSLETYILAQDCWQIELLANLDGLPESGAVLVAAWPKPQGGSGFPARVFAIH, encoded by the coding sequence ATGACGGTCCAGGCCACCGGGCTCTGGGAAGGTTTCCAGTCGCTGCTGTCCGGCCGGTCGTTCACCGATCTGACGCACGCCTTCCACCCCGGCCAGCCACACTTCCCTGCTTTTCCGGACGAACGCCGGACGGCTCTTTTCGATCTGGAAAACGGCGACGGCTTCACGGCACACGTCTACTCCATCGTCGGCCAGTGGGGCACCCACGTCGACCCGCCGTCGCACTTTATCCGTGGCGGGCGAACGCTGGACAACATCCCCGTGGATGACATGGTGCTGCCCCTGGTGGTGCTGGACATCAGCACCAGGGCCGCGGGTGACGCTGACGCCACGCCCACGCTGGATGACGTCAGCGCGTGGGAGGAGCGCAACGGAAGGATCCCGGCGGGCGCGTTCGTGGCGCTCCGGACCGGCTGGAGCAACCGCTGGCCGGACCCGGAGGCCATGGCGAACCGGGATCGCGACGGCGTCAGCCACACCCCGGGCTGGTCCCGGGAGGTGCTGTCCTTCCTGGTCGGCGAGCGGAACATCACGGCGATCGGCCACGAGCAGACCGACACGGACCCGGGCAAGGCGACGTCGAACCAGGACTTCAGCCTGGAAACCTACATCCTTGCCCAGGATTGCTGGCAGATAGAGCTGCTCGCCAACCTGGACGGCCTGCCGGAATCAGGTGCCGTGCTGGTGGCTGCCTGGCCGAAGCCGCAAGGCGGAAGCGGATTCCCCGCCCGGGTCTTCGCGATCCACTAG
- a CDS encoding IclR family transcriptional regulator, with the protein MSKISSMGRGMQVVFAVGSRHKGGARGATVGDIAADLGKDRSQISRGLKAAQQENFLLRGGHREYSLDWSLYTDAQLLTEQRLRTEGLTALEGLVEDTGEGCFLGVLNGDSTVTIGEHVPSNSTMVGSWIGRPYPAYCSDAGQALLWDSSDAEVRAVFSHTEFVRHGPNTPADVEDFLVRLAGARERGYSVVDEEAEPRLYSVAVPVRDFRGETVAALQVVGSKARLEPKCDEIAAAALKWGGRLEAALGRPS; encoded by the coding sequence ATGTCGAAGATCTCCAGCATGGGCCGCGGAATGCAAGTCGTCTTCGCCGTCGGGTCCCGTCACAAGGGCGGGGCGCGGGGCGCGACGGTCGGGGACATCGCCGCAGATCTCGGCAAGGACCGCAGCCAGATCTCTCGCGGGCTCAAGGCCGCCCAGCAGGAAAACTTCCTGCTGCGTGGCGGGCACCGGGAGTATTCGCTGGACTGGAGCCTCTATACGGATGCGCAGTTGCTCACTGAGCAAAGGCTGCGGACCGAGGGATTGACGGCATTGGAGGGGCTCGTCGAGGATACCGGCGAAGGCTGCTTCCTGGGTGTCCTCAACGGTGACAGCACCGTGACCATCGGTGAGCATGTCCCGTCGAACAGCACGATGGTGGGCTCGTGGATCGGCCGGCCCTACCCCGCGTACTGCAGCGACGCCGGCCAGGCGCTGCTGTGGGACTCCAGCGATGCCGAGGTCCGTGCCGTCTTCAGCCATACCGAATTTGTGCGCCACGGCCCCAACACTCCCGCCGACGTCGAGGACTTCCTTGTTCGCCTGGCCGGGGCGCGGGAGCGCGGATACTCGGTGGTGGATGAAGAGGCGGAGCCTCGCCTGTACTCCGTGGCCGTTCCGGTGCGCGACTTCCGCGGCGAGACCGTCGCCGCGTTGCAGGTGGTCGGATCAAAGGCGCGGCTGGAGCCGAAGTGCGACGAGATTGCTGCCGCGGCCCTGAAGTGGGGCGGCCGGTTGGAAGCGGCCCTGGGGCGTCCTAGCTGA
- a CDS encoding IclR family transcriptional regulator, which yields MELSEASSLGQGLRIVRLIVDREKRGRGLLGVSQLAAELEMDQSRVSRLTQELCELAILERVERGPFRAGPAFFQLAASLNVGWIGQAKSELELFVAEFGLRARLSVRDGVRVILLRTSSNDGVLGSFVKPGMVTPVWCTGSGRALLWDHKAADLEELLQGMDFIGVGGPRAAHSVPEVCELMEQDRPQGFIRAAEEFEHDVHELAVPVRDPDGRVSAALSVLGSRNAVELRTGEIADALHSAARRLAAVGAAGAGVS from the coding sequence TTGGAATTGTCGGAAGCGTCATCGCTGGGCCAGGGCCTTCGCATTGTCCGGCTGATCGTCGACCGCGAGAAGAGGGGCAGGGGACTGTTGGGGGTATCTCAGCTCGCCGCCGAATTGGAGATGGACCAAAGCCGGGTGTCCCGGCTTACCCAGGAGCTGTGCGAGCTGGCCATTCTGGAGCGGGTGGAACGCGGACCGTTCCGTGCCGGTCCGGCCTTCTTCCAGCTTGCGGCCAGCCTCAACGTCGGCTGGATCGGCCAGGCCAAGAGCGAACTGGAACTCTTCGTGGCGGAGTTCGGGCTGCGGGCCCGGCTGTCAGTCCGTGACGGTGTGCGGGTGATCCTCCTCAGGACGTCCAGCAATGACGGCGTGCTGGGAAGCTTTGTGAAACCGGGCATGGTCACACCCGTCTGGTGCACGGGATCAGGCCGTGCCCTGCTCTGGGACCACAAGGCAGCCGATCTTGAGGAGCTCCTTCAGGGCATGGACTTCATCGGCGTGGGCGGCCCCAGGGCGGCCCACTCCGTGCCGGAAGTGTGCGAATTGATGGAGCAGGACCGGCCGCAGGGCTTCATCAGGGCGGCCGAGGAGTTTGAGCACGATGTCCATGAGCTGGCCGTGCCCGTGAGGGATCCGGACGGACGGGTCAGCGCAGCCCTCTCCGTCCTGGGCAGCCGCAACGCTGTTGAGCTCCGGACCGGGGAAATTGCCGATGCACTGCACTCGGCGGCAAGGCGCCTCGCAGCGGTGGGTGCGGCCGGCGCCGGAGTCAGCTAG